The nucleotide window TCTCGATGACGAGGAAGTACTCGTTCGGGTCGTTCGTAGTGGTAGCCATGTACTTGTGGTGTTTCTCTATTATCTCCCTCGCCTTTGGCCCAGGTATCTCCTTAACCCTCGGCCTGAGCTGCACGGAGCATCACCGGAGGAGAACTCGATGACCTTCTTTTAAACTTTGAGCTCGGAAATGAACATCTTCGTCCGAAAATTTTTCAAAGAAAGAAGGCGTTCATTCGATAACCTTTCCACCCCAGCTTTCAAGAAACTCCTTGGCCGAGTTCGCTGCTATAGCCCCCTGACCCACCGCAACGACTATCTGCTTGAAGACGTTGGTTACATCGCCGGCCGCAAAAATGCCGGGAACCTTGGTGCGCATGTGCATATCTACTTTTATGTAGCCGTACTCGTCCGTTATGCCAAGGTGCTTGACGAAGTCCGTCTTGGGCTCGTAGCCTATGAATATGAAGACTCCATTGACTTTCTTCTCGAAGGTTTCCCCCGTCTTGACGTTCTTCAGGACGACGGCTTCGACCTTGTCCTTTCCTTTTATCTCCGTGACGACAGTGTTCAGTATCATGGGTATTTTTGCCTCCCTGAATCTGTCTTGTAGTATCTTATCGGCCCTGAACTCCTCCCTCCTGTGTACGAGCGTAACCTTGACGCCAATGCTGTGGAGGTATAACGCCTCTTGAAGGGCGGTATTTCCACCGCCGACGACTATGACCTCCTTACCCACGAAGAGCGGACCATCGCAGGTTGCGCAGTAAGAGACGCCCCTGCCCGTGAACTCCCTCTCTCCCGGTACGTTGAGCTTCCGAGGTTCCGCACCAACGGCTATGATTACAGCCTTAGCCCTGTAGGATTTGTCATTCTTTGTCTTCACGATGAACTGACAAGGGCCTTCGTAGTAAGCGCACTCCGTCTGATCTATGCGAACTACCTCGTCGAATATCACGCCAACGCCATACTTCCTGACGTGCTCGTACATCCTCTTCGAGAGCTCTGCACCGCTTATGCCATCCGGGAATCCCGGATAGTTCTCTACGAGGTCTGTCAGGGCCATGTTGCCACCAAGGTCCTTGCTTATTATCGCCGTATCCAAACCAAAGCGCGCCGCATATATTGCGGCGGTGTAGCCTGCCGGACCTGCTCCTATTATTATGACATCCCAAACCTTGCTCTCATCGGTGGCACCCTTCGATAGGGCTCCCAAGCTGAACATTTTCTCACCCCCTTAATCCTCTAACCTAAGCTCGTGGTGAATATTTAAAAGCATTTTGGGACATAATTGGGTATTGAAAATATGTTCATTCTGCCAAAATGGGTAAACAAAAGCGTTTATGATTTCGATAATCATCCAAAATTCCGTTCTAAACCTCCGGTTCAAAAAACACTTTTATTCATTGAGCTCCAAGACAAAAAGGGGTGGTGAGAACTTTGTCGCTGGGGGTGATCAGGTGAGTGAGACCGTCATAAACGAAATCTGCCGGATAGCCGGTGAGGCTAAACTGGTGCTCTACGAGGAGGATGGGATTGTTCAAGATGCTTTCTTCATTGCAACGGCTCCTGTCAGGGGATTCGAAAAGCTCGTCGTCGGTAAGAATCCCCTCTTCGCGGTCGAAGCCGTCATGAGGATATGCGGCCTCTGTCATGCATCCCACGGCATAGCGGCGAGTGAAGCCATTGAGAACGCCATAGGTATAACTCCCCCAAGAAATGGACTCCTGATGAGGGAAGCCATTGGACTAATTAACAGGGTTCAGAGCCACATCCTCGAGTTTCTCATGGCCGCCGGCGACCTCCTCGCTAAGGAGAAAAGGAACGAAGTCCTCTTCAAGCTTATGGAGTTCCACGCAAAGATAAGCGATTATCTCTTGAAGCTTGGAGGGGCGGCGACACATCCGCCGAACCTGACCATCGGAGGAATGCTAAGCGTTCCTAAATGGAGCGTCTTTAACAACCTCAAGGCCCGATTACCGAGCCTTATGAAGAACTGGGAGGAGCTTAGACATCTCCTTACCGA belongs to Pyrococcus yayanosii CH1 and includes:
- the trxB gene encoding thioredoxin-disulfide reductase — encoded protein: MFSLGALSKGATDESKVWDVIIIGAGPAGYTAAIYAARFGLDTAIISKDLGGNMALTDLVENYPGFPDGISGAELSKRMYEHVRKYGVGVIFDEVVRIDQTECAYYEGPCQFIVKTKNDKSYRAKAVIIAVGAEPRKLNVPGEREFTGRGVSYCATCDGPLFVGKEVIVVGGGNTALQEALYLHSIGVKVTLVHRREEFRADKILQDRFREAKIPMILNTVVTEIKGKDKVEAVVLKNVKTGETFEKKVNGVFIFIGYEPKTDFVKHLGITDEYGYIKVDMHMRTKVPGIFAAGDVTNVFKQIVVAVGQGAIAANSAKEFLESWGGKVIE